From a single Merismopedia glauca CCAP 1448/3 genomic region:
- the clpS gene encoding ATP-dependent Clp protease adapter ClpS, with translation MSVETITIEKSSTSRKLAPRYRVLLHNDDFNPMEYVVQVLLTTVPNLTQPQAINIMMEAHHSGIALVITCALEHAEFYSETLKNHGLTSTIEPDE, from the coding sequence GTTGAAACTATAACTATCGAAAAGAGTTCAACGTCTCGCAAACTTGCTCCTCGTTATCGGGTTTTGCTTCATAACGATGACTTCAATCCGATGGAGTATGTCGTTCAGGTATTGCTTACCACTGTTCCTAATCTGACGCAACCTCAAGCGATTAATATCATGATGGAAGCCCATCACAGTGGTATTGCTTTGGTGATTACCTGTGCTTTGGAACACGCAGAGTTTTATTCTGAAACTTTGAAAAACCACGGCTTAACTAGTACTATTGAACCTGACGAATAA